A genomic region of Glycine max cultivar Williams 82 chromosome 15, Glycine_max_v4.0, whole genome shotgun sequence contains the following coding sequences:
- the LOC100817056 gene encoding protein LNK3 has protein sequence MHLTTQQHTIASGFQLTSYQVLFITDYCVLQLGLFCFHQSKFRSSVLSLFCTKAIERLFGMDWYYGCESSDLLVSKDQENLLERHPSPENWSEWGINAPEGFNSPQEYLIMDTDETEVEFNFIDESFNNEIEFDPCQYDKDQSSSSSACGGFAEQSFQQMALTCDHQLQDRSTFKHTDDIFLDSVLEDFPCVENLHKSFSYLENQCSNTTGGVQKDIAASGFVPCNSDSKDCLDIEDHAVKVLDTFEQSNGDDTMLEQLSLEEYTLQAFEMLIAQFTEKTRISFRDALYRLARNTKQHVIEDLDGGLNMHQEMPDSVYHETMRSEDNKPMESESNSVDRAVANLMFNKMEINILDLPLTTLVNLKQEVIGSKCLLGKSSKSLDVTQ, from the exons atgcacTTGACCACACAACAACATACAATCGCCTCAGGTTTTCAGCTAACCTCTTATCAAGTTTTGTTCATTACTGACTACTGTGTTCTCCAATTGGGTCTGTTTTGTTTTCATCAATCAAAATTCAGAAGCTCGGTTCTCTCACTTTTCTGTACAAAAGCCATAGAAAG ACTATTTGGGATGGACTGGTACTATGGATGTGAAAGTAGTGATCTTCTTGTATCAAAAGATCAAGAAAATTTGTTGGAAAGGCATCCTTCACCAGAAAATTGGTCAGAATGGGGAATAAATGCACCTGAAGGCTTTAATTCACCCCAGGAGTATTTGATCATGGACACAGACGAAACAGAAGTAGAATTCAATTTCATTGATGAAAGTTTCAATAATGAAATTGAGTTTGACCCTTGTCAGTATGATAAAGATCAGTCTAGCAGTTCAAGTGCATGTGGAGGATTTGCTGAGCAATCGTTTCAACAAATGGCACTTACGTGTGATCACCAGCTTCAAGACCGATCAACTTTCAAACACACGGATGACATTTTCTT GGATTCTGTACTTGAAGATTTTCCATGTGTTGAAAACCTACACAAATCATTCTCTTACCTTGAAAACCAATGCAGCAACACAACTG GTGGGGTTCAGAAAGATATTGCAGCTTCAGGGTTTGTTCCATGCAACTCGGACTCCAAGGATTGCCTGGATATAGAG gATCATGCAGTCAAAGTCTTGGACACTTTTGAGCAGTCCAATGGAGATGACACCATGCTTGAGCAGTTATCTCTTGAGGAATATACACTGCAGGCTTTTGAGATGTTAATTGCACAG TTCACTGAGAAGACTCGTATTTCTTTCCGAGATGCCCTGTACCGCCTTGCTAGAAATACAAAACAACATGTAATAGAGGACCTTGATGGAGGTCTTAACATGCACCAGGAAATGCCAGACTCAGTTTACCATGAAACCATGAG GTCTGAGGACAATAAACCAATGGAATCAGAGAGCAACAGTGTTGACAGAGCAGTTGCAAATCTCATGTTCAACAAGATGGAAATTAACATACTAGATCTTCCCCTTACAACACTAGTAAACTTGAAGCAAGAAGTAATTGGAAGTAAATGTCTACTAGGAAAAAGCTCAAAATCCTTGGATGTGACCCAATAA